Proteins from one Leptotrichia sp. OH3620_COT-345 genomic window:
- a CDS encoding GTP-binding protein, with product MAKAKFERSKPHVNVGTIGHVDHGKTTT from the coding sequence ATGGCAAAAGCTAAATTTGAGAGAAGTAAACCACACGTAAACGTAGGGACAATAGGACACGTAGACCACGGTAAGACAACGACA